The Lewinellaceae bacterium nucleotide sequence TTGACAACAACAAAGCAAAACATTTAGCCGAAAAACTGAATGAGCTTTTGGCTAACTATTCAATCTTTTATCAAAATACTCGTGGGTATCATTGGAACATTAAGGGTGAAAAATTCTTTGAACTTCATTTGAAATTTGAAGAACTTTATAATGACCTAATCTTGAAAATAGATGAAGTTGCAGAAAGGATTTTAACCTTGGGACATACCCCAAAACACAACTATGCTGACTACCGCACTTCTTCTAAAATTAAGGAAAGTGTTCAAGTGAGTGATGGAATAAAAGCAGTAGAAGATATTCTGTTCTCATTTCAAACAATAATAGTACTACAACGAGAACTTCTGACGATTTCGGCAGACGCAGAAGACGAAGGAACTAATGCCTTAATGAGCGATTATATTCGCTTACAAGAAAAATTAGTTTGGATGTATTCTTCATTTTTAAACAAATAACTTTTAAACAATAAAATTATGAACGGTAAAAATAATATTGCAATCGGCTTTTTAACAATGGGCTTATTTATGGCTTATGGATTTTTATTAATCTACCTTCGAGACTTTGCACCAGGAAAAGAAGAATGGGTAAACTCTTATTCCTTTGGCAAACATTTTGAAACAAGATTAGCACACGTACACGGTAATTTATTTGCTTTCTTAAACATTCTTATTGGTTACTTGCTTTTAAGATTTAGCGATACATTGAGTAATGTTAAAACAATTTCTTGGTTAGCATTAATTGGGCTTCTTATGCCATTGGGCATTTTATCAGAAGTATATTTTGGACTTCCACCAATTTTTGTTTTGATAGGTGCTATCTCAATGACAGTTTCAGTTGTTTGGTTAGGAATTTCCTTTTGGAAAATGAAACAAATAAATACAAATTGAGATGGACATTAGAAAAGTACTTCGCTATCTATCAGCCATTATATTAGTTGGTTTTGGACTACTTACTTTGTTTTTGAGTACGTCTATAATATTTGACCTATTTGGCATACGAGCAAAAGAAGGTAATTATGTCTTATTTGTTGTTTGGTCAAATTTTGTCAGTAGCATTCTCTATTTGTGTTCGGCTTATGGATTTTTAAAATTCAAAAGTTGGACAACTATTATACTTTCAGTAGCTTCCGTAATTTTAATCATTTCGTTTGTTTCATTAAAAATCCATATAAGTAATGGCGGTATTTATGAAACCAAAACAGTTGGTGCAATGATTTTTAGAATAAGCTTGACAATTGCATTTACACTAATTGCATATTTTACCATAACGAACAATAAAGACAATGAACTTAAAAAGTAATCATTCAATCGACAAACCAGTTTCTGCAGTTCCATTCTTTAAAGGAGAAGGTATTGCAACGGCTCTTCAAATATTACAAAATCAGGAACTCAAAGAACACGTAACAAAAGTGCCGGCATTATTAATTTGTGTTGAAGGTGAGGTTGTTTTTGAAAACGAAAAAGGTATTAAAGAAACACTGAAAAGCGGAGAATATGTAAATATTGAACCACTCGTAAAACATTGGGTAATTAGTAAAGTAGACAGCCAGCTCTTACTGCTAAAATAGAAAGAAATGAAAAAAGCCAGCAGGTAACAATGTATATAAAAAATAGGCGAAACAGTAATAGATTCAAGGGTTTTGGCTCGTATCAAACTTTGTGCTTAACCGAAAATTTGGTGCTTCGTAGTCGCCTACTTTTCATATACTAACCGTTATGTATAAGGCCGGGTTAAGTCTAACATTGTCGTAATTGAGGATTATTAATTTTCTGGAAGGACGTCAAAAATGCGCTTACAAAAAATAGCATGTTCCACCCAGGTAGAAAAAATAGAGTTAGAATTAGAATTACGTCAAAAGATAAAAGATCAGAATTTGGACAAATTTATGTGGAATAAAACGATTTCCAAATTAACCGAATCCAAAAAAGAATCGAGCAGAAATTGAGAAGAATTAGATTTCCAAAATTAGGAATGAAATAGAAATTAGAAAAGCGCATTTTGACTTTTTCTAAACGGGACAGAAACCGACTTTTGGAATAAAAAATTACAGATACAGGTAGAAGATTGCTCTGAATCACGGCCCAAATACATAACACTGGCTATAGGTAATAGCTGCTGAAATTGTAAACGCAAAAAATATTAACTTTAAGCAACGGAATTGTTTACGGGAAGGAAGTTACCATTTGGCCGCTACTACCCATAGCCCGGACCGTTACTGGTCAGCTACAAAAAAGATGATCAGACATACAAGCAGAATCTTAGAATTCCAAAAAGCACTTTGACAAGAAATAAATCAGAAAAAAATCGATTCAGAAATCTGTAGTTTTTTAGTTGCGAGATCCACAAATAGTATCTGGAATTTTGAGTTGCGACGTTGAACAAAGGTAAAAGTGATCAGAATTTTGTAACTGGATTTTTAGGTAGATATCCCAAAAAATAAGTAAATTGAATTTCTAAAATCATCCCAATATTTTTAGAAAGTAAACCTGGAACAAAAAACTATGTCTGGAAAACGATTTTCAAATAAGAAAAATACGAAGCGGGAGCTGAATCGAAAAAGCCGAACCAGTAACACTGGCTATAGGTAATAGCTGCTGAAATTGAAAGGCAAAGACATTAACTTTAAGCAACGGGATTGTTTACGGGAAGGAAGCTACCATTTGGCCGCTACTACCCATAGCCGAGACCGTTACTGGTCAGCTACAAAAAAGATGATCAGACATACAAGCAGAATCTTAGAATTCCAAAAAGCACTTTGACAAGAAATAAATCAGAAAAAAATCGATTCAGAAATCTGTAGTTTTTAGTTGCGAGATCCACAAATAGTATCTGGAATTTTGAGTTGCGACGTTGAACAAAGGTAAAAGTGATCAGAATTTTGTAACTGGATTTTTAGGTAGATATCCCAAAAAATAAGTAAATTGAATTTCTAAAATCATCCCAATATTTTTAGAAAGTAAACCTGGAACAAAAAACTATGTCTGGAAAACGATTTTCAAATAAGAAAAATACGAAGCGGGAGCTGAATCGAAAAAGCCGAACCAGTAACACTGGCTATAGGTAATAGCTACTGAAATTGAAAGGCAAAATTATTAACTTTAAGCAACGGGATTACTTACGGGAAGGAAGTTACCATTTGGCCGCTACTACCCATAGCCCGGACCGTTATGTATAAGGCCGGGTTAAGTCTAACATTGTCGTAATTGAGGATTATTAATTTTCTGGAAGGACGTCAAAAATGCGCTTACAAAAAATAGCATGTTCCACCCAGGTAGAAAAAATAGAGTTAGAATTAGAATTACGTCAAAAGATAAAAGATCAGAATTTGGACAAATTTATGTGGAATAAAACGATTTCCAAATTAACCGAATCCAAAAAAGAATCGAGCAGAAATTGAGAAGAATTAGATTTCCAAAATTAGGAATGAAATAGAAATTAGAAAAGCGCATTTTGACTTTTTCTAAACGGGACAGAAACCGACTTTTGGAATAAAAAATTACAGATACAGGTAGAAGATTGCTCTGAATCACGGCCCAAATACATAACACTGGCTATAGGTAATAGCTGCTGAAATTGTAAACGCAAAAAATATTAACTTTAAGCAACGGAATTGTTTACGGGAAGGAAGTTACCATTTGGCCGCTACTACCCATAGCCCGGACCGTTATGGCCAATTATCATTGAGGAAATGAACAAAGAATCAAATACGAATTTTATGACCGGCAAATATTTTATACTTGCAATTTTGGTTATTGTTGCAGGGTATAATATTTATTCGGGATTGGGTGATTTAGTCAGCTCCAGAAATGAAAGGCAAAAGTGGACAGATGAAGAACGAAGTTTGCTAGTTAATAAGTGTATCCAAGAAATCGGAGAAAAAGGAGTTTTATTCCCAGAATTAACAAAAGTTTATTGTGAATGCTCGAATGACAAGATGTTTGCACATTTCACTAAATCTGAATACTTGAAGATATTAAAGAAGCCGAAAGAAGAAAAAATTAGAATTTCAAAACCTGTATTTCAAGAATGTTTGACAGAATATCAAAATTCTATAAAATCGAAAGCCTCAGAAGAATGGAGTGAAAATGAATATGCACTTATGTTAAAGAAATGCATGCAAAATTTAGGAGAAGATGGAGCTGATTATCCAGCTTTGTCAAAAACCTATTGTGAATGTTCATTAACCAAGCTCATTGAATCATACTCAAAGTCCGAATTTGCAGAGGTATTAGAAAAACCAAAAGAAGAATTGGAGGAATTTTCATCATCTTTAGTTCAAGATTGTTTGATCGAATTTAAGAGGGCAATTAAACAAAAAGAAAGGTAAAAAAGATGGAGGGATTTTATAGGACTTTTTCGGACATTATCCAAACTATTGAAGAAGCTTTAGAAAAGGAGCGAATAGTTCCATGTTTAATATTAATTTTTTCGGCTATTGACAGTTTTAGCTTTTTAGCAGAAAAATCTGATCGAACTGGAAGGAGTGTATTTAAATCATGGGTAAAAAAGTGGATGCTTACAAAATATCCTTTACCCTGCAATGAGAATGATATATATGCCGCAAGGTGTGGATTACTTCATCAACAAGTAAGTGAATCTAATTTATCCAAGGAAGGTAGAGCTAAGCAAATTTATTACTCCTGGGGTAATTCTAATCATGAAATCCTAGAAAGTGCGATAAGCAAATCAAACAAAAGAGCTAATGTTGTTGCAGTAAAAGTCGAAGATTTGTTTTGGTCATTCAGAAAAGGATTAACTGATTGTAAAATCGAAATAGGAAAAGATAAAAATTGGGAATGTATATTTAAAGAAAAAGCTAAGAAACTATTTATCAATGTTTCATCTTAAGATAGAAACTGGCCATAATATTAAAGGCTGAATAGTCTGGTGCAACCGACTATTCGGACTTTGTTGAACGAAGCGTAGCCGGAAGTGAAAGAAAAATTCTTTATGGGTTTTCGATTCAAGGCAGGAATTTTATAGAGGAAGGTTTATAAAGATTTATTGGGATTACTTGCCCTGTTGGGGTTAAAAAGAGTGGTTTATCCTTAAATATTAGAGAAAGTTATTTACAAAATACAGCACTTTTTTAAGCCTTTTGCCTGTGATTTCTGCCAGGTAAACATAAAGATGCCAGGGCAGGTTAAGCTGCCAAAGTGAAAGAGGGTTGTTACTTTGAATGAGTAATGGCTGTATGGTAAACCGGCGGATCTTTATTTGCAATAAAAGCATAAACAAGGATCATTTTACCTTTTTGACAACAGGGACAACGATCCACTTTTTGACTAAAGAGTCGAAGTTTAGCCAGTACTTTTCGTTCGGCCCGTTGGAGTAATTGTTTGTGTTTTCGCCCCAGAGCCTTACGGGCTGCAGCTATGTCTTTGGTTTTAGAGGCATTGGCAAGAAAACCGTACTGCCGGACTTTTCGGAATCCCGGGGGAAGGATGTGGAGGCAAAACCTCTGGATAAAATCCTTTCCGGATAACGTCATCACTTTTTTCAGACCACGATCAGCATAGTCTTTGTAGTCGAATTGGACAGATTGCTGATCGATTTGTTTGATCCTGTGATTGGTGATGGCCACGCGGTGAGAATACCGGGCGAGGTATTTAACCACATGTTGAACTCCGGCAAAAGGCTTTTTGGTGTGTACCACCCAATCCTTAGCATAAAGGTTTTCTTTCCAGGGATGATAGCGGGCAGGCTTGGAAGGAAAGTCAGGGGGTAATATTAAAAGGCCCTGCTCAAGTGCCAATCGCATTTGTTTGAGGAAAAAAACTTTGAATACTTTTTTCAGGGCCTTTACCGGATAAAGGAATTTGGCATTGCCGCGTTTGGGGAGTTGCCACTCGTCCTTCGACGTAAGGCCACCATTGGGTACGATACAATGCACATGAGGATGAAGTACCAAAGTTTGTCCCCAGGTGTGCAAAACCATAGTGGCAGCAGATTTAGCGCCTAGCCATTTGGGATCCCTGGCAAAAGTGTTCAGGGTGTACCAGGAGGAACGTAGCAACAAATCATACATGAACCGGGGATTGTGTAAACACAATCCGTTGAGTTCATGTGGCAGTGTAAAAACGACATGGAAGTAGGTCGTTGGCAGGAGTTGATCCTCTTGTTGTATCGTCCACATTTCCTTGTTGAGGCCTTGACATTTTGGACAATGTCGATTGCGGCAACTGTTGTAACTTATACGCAAATGACCGCAGCTATCACAAGCATCGACATGCCCGCCCAGAGAAGCAGTTCGGCAAGCCTGAATAGCCTTAAGCGTGCGTCGGTGGTACTTCGTCAGTTTATGGTCAGGCAGTTGATGTAAAAAACGATCAATTACCTGAGCGACTTCCAGTTGGGGCCTCATTTTGTTTGCAATAAGTTGTCCAGCAAAGAAATAGCTGCCATTCCGGGAATATGAGCATACTTCAGATAGTGTAAAGTAGTGGTGATATGCTCATGTCCCAGCAGGCGTTGAAGCTGTGGCAACGTACCACTGAGGTTGAGATAATGCACCGCAAAAGTGTGGCGCAGGGTATGCGGATGAATGCGTTTTTTTAGCCCGCTGCGACGTACCGCTTCTTTGACAATGAATTGCACACCGCGAATCCTAAGTGGGGTGCCGGGTTCCTTAATACTTTCAATGATTGTGTTTGTGGGAACACTACCTCGAACGATGCAGTATTGACGCAAGGTATTCCGCAACTGATCACCATAAGGAACAGTCCTGGTTTTGCGACCTTTACTATTACGGATGGTGATGATACGCAGGTTTTTGTCGAAGTCGCTTACGCGAAGCCTGACCAGCTCCCGGGTACGAATACCGGTCTCGTAGATAAGTTGAAGGACCAGTAGTTGGCGCATATCGCGGCAGGCTCCAAAAAGTCGCTCCACTTCCTGAAAAGTCAGGACCTCGGTAAAATACTTTTGGAGGCGCGGGTTGGGAATTTTCACTACCAGGTCCAGTCGGCGAATGACTTCCCGGCAATAATACTTGACACCGCATACGCGAAGATTGACAGAAGAAGAACTGAGTTGTTGGTGATCGCGGGCAAAAACGAGGTAGGCTTTAATCTCATCGGCAGAGCAGTCTTCTGGTCGTTTGTCCAGGTGCAGCATTAAATCACGAAGACCACGAAGGTAATTTTGTCGGGTAGCCCAGGCATTATTGGCAAGAGCCATATGGTTATCCATGCGCTGGAGCGCGTCATCAAATTCAGTTACGCCCGTGGGCTTCCAGGTTTTTTTTAACAATCATAATTGATTACTTTAGTGAAACAATGAAAAGAAAATAGTAATTTAATCGGTGCAAAGCAAGTGGGGAGGGATTAGTTGCTCCGTAGGAGCTTTGTTCAACAAAATGGATGTCGATCATACTTTTTTGCCGCGGGCGCAACACAAAAAAGTACGACGCATCCACTGACCGTTGTGTGTAAGTGAAAAAAACAGTAACTGCTCAATGAATAAAGAGATATTTGATAGAGAAATAGTTGAATTAGACAATGTAACTTATGAAGTTAAAGGTCTTCGAAAGGGTGAATATGATTCTCAAGCAATTCAATATGACAAATTAATAAGCAATTATTTTTAAGTAATTGTTCAAAATAAAATATAACTAAAAGGAGTATTTTGAAAAGTTTATGAACAAGGAACTACCGATTGCTGAACAAACTCTATTTACAGCATAGAATAAATCATCAGCAGAATGGTAATCGGAAGGTTTCAGCCATCCTTGTTTCATTTCTTTCCAAAGCCTTTCAATAATATTGAGATGTGGCGAGTATGGAGGTAAGTAAAAAATAAACAAACCTCTTTGCTGCCATACCTCGAAAAGTTGTTTGACTTTACGGGCAGTATGTATTCTTGCATTATCCAGGACCACAAAAGTAAACTTGGTTATACGCAAGGATAAGTTATCCAGGATTTCAATTACAAGATCTGAGTTGATATTTTGCGTTGTCATTTTGTAGATGAATTGATTGGTTCTTGAAAGCAATCCGAAGCAGTTCAGTGATTTGCCTTTGCATGCTTCAATAGCTACATCTTCATCATTAAATTGCCAGCCGTAAGGAACATAGCCTTGTTGAGAAAATTGCGTTTCATCAGCATAATACAGGTCAATGTTTCCAAGTTCAGCTTGCTGTTCTATCAAACTCAAAGATTCTTTTCGAACTTCATATAGTTCTTTATTAGGTTTTCCTTTGGGTCTTAAACGGATTCGTTTCCATCGGCACCCAAGTTTTTTAAAAATCGTTTTAGGGTTAAAACACTGAAGCTTTTTCCTAAATCTTTTTCTAAGTCTTCTTTCGCTAACTTAATTCGTTGCCGTTCATTTTTGATAGCTGCTTTTACTTTGGCTTCATCCTGTTCTTTGTTTAAAATGGGCTTTCTTCCCTGACCAGATTTTGTTTTCAAACCTTCGATCCCATCGGAAAGATACCTTTTGATCCAACTATTTACCGGTTGAAAAGTAACGCCAAAAATATCAGCAATCTGTTGTGAGGTCAACCCTTGATTCTTCAATAAAATCATGTGACATCGCTGGGAAAACACTTTTGATCCAGAATATTTGAATCCTTTTTCCAATTCAGCTTTCTCTGCCGCCGTTAAGTCTAGCTTCTTTGATTTTCGACCCATCTTTTTGGGTACAAATATAACTTATAAATAAATTTGAACAATTACTTACAATAAAATAATGTGGGGTAATTCCCCACAAGACTATTCCAATTTTTGTAAAAAGGGGATTAAACACAGTAGCAATGGAATAATTGTAGATATTGGCTGTGGAACACTTGGCTTTACAAGCAAAATATATGCAGAGACTATCTTACAAGACCTTTATCTTTGTGACCTTTCGTTAGAAATGTTACGACTTGGACGGATTAAACTTGAAAATAAATCAAAAGATATGTCTTCAGTAACTTTTATGCGCTCAGATGCTCTTCATATGCCATTTAAGGATAACATTGTTCAAACAGTTTTGAGTTTTGGTGTATTTCATATTTTTGATAACCCTTCGAGATTATTAGAAGAAATTGTAAGGATATTGAATCCTGATGGTAAATTGTTTATTTCAAGTTTATGTACAGACAGAAAATGGAGTGCTAAATATTTAAAGTTTCTTCATAAAAAAGGACACGTAGCAAAACCACTTAATTCATCTGAAATAATGATTATTGTTGAAAAAAGTGGAATAATTATAAATGAGAGCAAAGTGAAAGGCGGTATGATATATATATCAGGCACGAAAAACACCAACACACAATATTAAAGGCTGAATAGTCTGGTGCAACCGACTATTCGGACTTTGTTGAACGAAGCGTAGCCGGAAGTGAAAGAAAAATTCTTTATGGGTTTTCGATTCAAGGCAGGAATTTTATAGAGGAAGGTTTATAAAGATTTATTGGGATTACTTGCCCTGTTGGGGTTAAAAAGAGTGGTTTATCCTTAAATATTAGAGAAAGTTATTTACAAAATACAGCACTTTTTTAAGCCTTTTGCCTGTGATTTCTGCCAGGTAAACATAAAGATGCCAGGGCAGGTTAAGCTGCCAAAGTGAAAGAGGGTTGTTACTTTGAATGAGTAATGGCTGTATGGTAAACCGGCGGATCTTTATTTGCAATAAAAGCATAAACAAGGATCATTTTACCTTTTTGACAACAGGGACAACGATCCACTTTTTGACTAAAGAGTCGAAGTTTAGCCAGTACTTTTCGTTCGGCCCGTTGGAGTAATTGTTTGTGTTTTCGCCCCAGAGCCTTACGGGCTGCAGCTATGTCTTTGGTTTTAGAGGCATTGGCAAGAAAACCGTACTGCCGGACTTTTCGGAATCCCGGGGGAAGGATGTGGAGGCAAAACCTCTGGATAAAATCCTTTCCGGATAACGTCATCACTTTTTTCAGACCACGATCAGCATAGTCTTTGTAGTCGAATTGGACAGATTGCTGATCGATTTGTTTGATCCTGTGATTGGTGATGGCCACGCGGTGAGAATACCGGGCGAGGTATTTAACCACATGTTGAACTCCGGCAAAAGGCTTTTTGGTGTGTACCACCCAATCCTTAGCATAAAGGTTTTCTTTCCAGGGATGATAGCGGGCAGGCTTGGAAGGAAAGTCAGGGGGTAATATTAAAAGGCCCTGCTCAAGTGCCAATCGCATTTGTTTGAGGAAAAAAACTTTGAATACTTTTTTCAGGGCCTTTACCGGATAAAGGAATTTGGCATTGCCGCGTTTGGGGAGTTGCCACTCGTCCTTCGACGTAAGGCCACCATTGGGTACGATACAATGCACATGAGGATGAAGTACCAAAGTTTGTCCCCAGGTGTGCAAAACCATAGTGGCAGCAGATTTAGCGCCTAGCCATTTGGGATCCCTGGCAAAAGTGTTCAGGGTGTACCAGGAGGAACGTAGCAACAAATCATACATGAACCGGGGATTGTGTAAACACAATCCGTTGAGTTCATGTGGCAGTGTAAAAACGACATGGAAGTAGGTCGTTGGCAGGAGTTGATCCTCTTGTTGTATCGTCCACATTTCCTTGTTGAGGCCTTGACATTTTGGACAATGTCGATTGCGGCAACTGTTGTAACTTATACGCAAATGACCGCAGCTATCACAAGCATCGACATGCCCGCCCAGAGAAGCAGTTCGGCAAGCCTGAATAGCCTTAAGCGTGCGTCGGTGGTACTTCGTCAGTTTATGGTCAGGCAGTTGATGTAAAAAACGATCAATTACCTGAGCGACTTCCAGTTGGGGCCTCATTTTGTTTGCAATAAGTTGTCCAGCAAAGAAATAGCTGCCATTCCGGGAATATGAGCATACTTCAGATAGTGTAAAGTAGTGGTGATATGCTCATGTCCCAGCAGGCGTTGAAGCTGTGGCAACGTACCACTGAGGTTGAGATAATGCACCGCAAAAGTGTGGCGCAGGGTATGCGGATGAATGCGTTTTTTTAGCCCGCTGCGACGTACCGCTTCTTTGACAATGAATTGCACACCGCGAATCCTAAGTGGGGTGCCGGGTTCCTTAATACTTTCAATGATTGTGTTTGTGGGAACACTACCTCGAACGATGCAGTATTGACGCAAGGTATTCCGCAACTGATCACCATAAGGAACAGTCCTGGTTTTGCGACCTTTACTATTACGGATGGTGATGATACGCAGGTTTTTGTCGAAGTCGCTTACGCGAAGCCTGACCAGCTCCCGGGTACGAATACCGGTCTCGTAGATAAGTTGAAGGACCAGTA carries:
- a CDS encoding DNA starvation/stationary phase protection protein is translated as MDNTNQIGLDNNKAKHLAEKLNELLANYSIFYQNTRGYHWNIKGEKFFELHLKFEELYNDLILKIDEVAERILTLGHTPKHNYADYRTSSKIKESVQVSDGIKAVEDILFSFQTIIVLQRELLTISADAEDEGTNALMSDYIRLQEKLVWMYSSFLNK
- a CDS encoding IS91 family transposase, with amino-acid sequence MRPQLEVAQVIDRFLHQLPDHKLTKYHRRTLKAIQACRTASLGGHVDACDSCGHLRISYNSCRNRHCPKCQGLNKEMWTIQQEDQLLPTTYFHVVFTLPHELNGLCLHNPRFMYDLLLRSSWYTLNTFARDPKWLGAKSAATMVLHTWGQTLVLHPHVHCIVPNGGLTSKDEWQLPKRGNAKFLYPVKALKKVFKVFFLKQMRLALEQGLLILPPDFPSKPARYHPWKENLYAKDWVVHTKKPFAGVQHVVKYLARYSHRVAITNHRIKQIDQQSVQFDYKDYADRGLKKVMTLSGKDFIQRFCLHILPPGFRKVRQYGFLANASKTKDIAAARKALGRKHKQLLQRAERKVLAKLRLFSQKVDRCPCCQKGKMILVYAFIANKDPPVYHTAITHSK
- a CDS encoding tyrosine-type recombinase/integrase translates to MLKKTWKPTGVTEFDDALQRMDNHMALANNAWATRQNYLRGLRDLMLHLDKRPEDCSADEIKAYLVFARDHQQLSSSSVNLRVCGVKYYCREVIRRLDLVVKIPNPRLQKYFTEVLTFQEVERLFGACRDMRQLLVLQLIYETGIRTRELVRLRVSDFDKNLRIITIRNSKGRKTRTVPYGDQLRNTLRQYCIVRGSVPTNTIIESIKEPGTPLRIRGVQFIVKEAVRRSGLKKRIHPHTLRHTFAVHYLNLSGTLPQLQRLLGHEHITTTLHYLKYAHIPGMAAISLLDNLLQTK
- a CDS encoding helix-turn-helix domain-containing protein, whose translation is MGRKSKKLDLTAAEKAELEKGFKYSGSKVFSQRCHMILLKNQGLTSQQIADIFGVTFQPVNSWIKRYLSDGIEGLKTKSGQGRKPILNKEQDEAKVKAAIKNERQRIKLAKEDLEKDLGKSFSVLTLKRFLKNLGADGNESV
- a CDS encoding methyltransferase domain-containing protein, yielding MWGNSPQDYSNFCKKGIKHSSNGIIVDIGCGTLGFTSKIYAETILQDLYLCDLSLEMLRLGRIKLENKSKDMSSVTFMRSDALHMPFKDNIVQTVLSFGVFHIFDNPSRLLEEIVRILNPDGKLFISSLCTDRKWSAKYLKFLHKKGHVAKPLNSSEIMIIVEKSGIIINESKVKGGMIYISGTKNTNTQY
- a CDS encoding tyrosine-type recombinase/integrase, which encodes MLKKTWKPTGVTEFDDALQRMDNHMALANNAWATRQNYLRGLRDLMLHLDKRPEDCSADEIKAYLVFARDHQQLSSSSVNLRVCGVKYYCREVIRRLDLVVKIPNPRLQKYFTEVLTFQEVERLFGACRDMRQLLVLQLIYETGIRTRELVRLRVSDFDKNLRIITIRNSKGRKTRTVPYGDQLRNTLRQYCIVRGSVPTNTIIESIKEPGTPLRIRGVQFIVKEAVRRSGLKKRIHPHTLRHTFAVHYLNLSGTLPQLQRLLGHEHITTTLHYLKYAHIPGMAAISLLDNLLQTK